A genomic segment from Truepera sp. encodes:
- a CDS encoding ABC transporter permease: MTKVFALGRVNLVRFFRDRSNYFFALLLPLGLVFVLGMSFGAQSRPTIGVVGTGEVAERFFEALSEKEGLVVTRVDDAGALRDGVERGRFVVGVALPAELDATLEQGLTAQAELYGRSGGGGEGYRFDVLSALDEASAPALAAAYLAKRYEEPIGSAFVAIDEASRRVPPVNVRVSSVDEGPAGFGYAAFGVAAASQLVLFVFLTGLTSATSLVDSRRLGVSHRMLASPTSPAVIVLGEGFGRFLVTLFQGLYIAVASALLVGVVWGDPLGVFVILLCFAAVAAGAGTLIGAMFSSSQQASGVAIMAGLLLAALGGCMFPLELFGPTMRSVANAVPHAWAVDALNVLMRQGGNLATVLPNVGVLLAFATVLFALAAWRLRVGLTKG, encoded by the coding sequence ATGACCAAGGTCTTCGCGCTGGGCCGAGTGAACCTCGTCAGGTTCTTCCGCGACCGCTCCAACTACTTCTTCGCCCTGCTCCTGCCCCTCGGCCTGGTCTTCGTGCTCGGCATGAGCTTCGGTGCCCAGTCGCGGCCCACCATCGGCGTGGTCGGCACCGGCGAGGTGGCCGAGAGGTTCTTTGAAGCGCTCTCCGAGAAGGAAGGGCTGGTCGTGACGCGCGTGGACGACGCCGGCGCCCTGCGAGACGGCGTGGAGCGCGGCCGGTTCGTCGTCGGCGTGGCGCTGCCCGCTGAGTTGGACGCCACCCTGGAACAGGGACTCACGGCGCAGGCCGAGCTGTACGGCAGGTCCGGAGGCGGGGGCGAGGGCTACCGCTTCGACGTCCTCTCGGCGCTGGACGAAGCTAGTGCGCCGGCCCTGGCGGCGGCGTACCTTGCGAAGCGCTACGAAGAGCCGATCGGGTCGGCCTTCGTCGCCATCGACGAGGCCTCGCGCAGGGTGCCGCCCGTCAACGTGAGGGTGTCTTCCGTTGACGAAGGCCCTGCCGGGTTCGGCTACGCGGCCTTCGGCGTCGCCGCCGCCAGCCAGCTCGTCCTCTTCGTCTTCCTCACGGGGCTCACCAGCGCCACCAGCCTGGTGGACAGCCGCAGGCTGGGCGTCAGCCACCGCATGCTCGCTTCGCCCACGAGCCCCGCCGTCATAGTGCTGGGCGAGGGTTTCGGGCGTTTCCTCGTGACGCTGTTCCAGGGGCTCTACATCGCGGTCGCCTCGGCGCTCCTCGTCGGCGTGGTCTGGGGCGACCCGCTTGGGGTCTTCGTCATCCTCCTCTGCTTCGCCGCCGTGGCGGCGGGCGCCGGCACCCTGATCGGGGCCATGTTCTCGAGCAGCCAGCAGGCGTCCGGCGTGGCGATCATGGCGGGCCTGCTGCTCGCGGCCCTGGGCGGCTGCATGTTCCCGCTCGAGCTCTTCGGCCCGACCATGCGGTCCGTCGCCAACGCCGTGCCCCACGCGTGGGCCGTCGACGCCCTGAACGTCCTCATGCGCCAGGGCGGCAACTTAGCGACCGTGCTCCCCAACGTGGGCGTCCTGCTTGCGTTCGCCACAGTACTGTTCGCCCTGGCCGCGTGGCGACTTCGCGTCGGGCTCACCAAGGGTTGA
- the dapB gene encoding 4-hydroxy-tetrahydrodipicolinate reductase, with translation MDKIRVCLAGATGWAGSALARGMARADDIELVAAVSRSAAGRSLGEALDEPGLAATVFASAAEALNERACDVFVEYTKPEVAKANVLAALAHGAHVVVGTSGLTDEDYAEIDAAARAADRGVLAVGNFSLTVVLLQKFAETAARLIPHWEVIDYAGAAKEDAPSGTARELAARLGAAGRNDPAIPVSRTVGEREARGATIGGAQVHSVRLPGYTVGVEVIFGLPGQRLSIRQDAGASAEPYVDGALLAVRRVGTLLGLARGLDTVMEL, from the coding sequence ATGGACAAGATCAGAGTCTGCTTGGCAGGAGCCACCGGGTGGGCAGGCTCGGCCCTGGCGAGAGGGATGGCGAGAGCCGACGACATCGAGCTCGTGGCCGCGGTGTCGCGGTCGGCGGCCGGGAGGTCACTTGGCGAGGCGTTGGACGAGCCGGGACTGGCAGCAACCGTCTTTGCCAGTGCTGCCGAGGCGCTAAACGAACGCGCTTGCGACGTGTTCGTCGAGTACACCAAGCCCGAGGTGGCGAAGGCCAACGTCCTGGCCGCGCTGGCGCATGGGGCTCACGTGGTGGTCGGCACCTCGGGCCTGACGGACGAGGACTATGCCGAGATCGACGCGGCAGCCAGGGCCGCCGACCGCGGCGTTCTCGCGGTCGGCAACTTCTCCCTCACCGTCGTTCTACTGCAGAAGTTCGCCGAGACCGCCGCCAGGCTGATACCTCACTGGGAAGTCATCGATTACGCGGGGGCGGCCAAGGAGGACGCGCCCAGCGGTACTGCGCGCGAGCTCGCAGCGAGGCTTGGAGCCGCCGGCCGCAACGATCCTGCTATCCCGGTCAGCCGGACCGTGGGCGAGAGGGAGGCGCGTGGCGCGACGATAGGTGGCGCCCAGGTCCACTCGGTGCGCCTGCCCGGCTACACCGTGGGGGTCGAGGTGATATTCGGCCTGCCCGGCCAGCGACTGAGCATCCGACAGGACGCCGGAGCGTCTGCGGAGCCTTACGTCGACGGTGCGCTGTTGGCCGTTCGGCGGGTGGGGACCCTTCTGGGGCTGGCCCGAGGGTTGGACACCGTCATGGAGTTGTGA
- a CDS encoding DMT family transporter, which yields MKQSFPLGILLALASAAAFGTSGSFAKGLLASGWTPAAAVTWRVAIGALALVVPAALTMRGRWQLLRRGWPTVLLFGLIAVAGCQLAYFLAVERLSVAVALLLEYLGPVLVVGWLWLRRGQRPRPLTVVGAGLAIVGLVFVLDAFGAISVDLVGASWGIVAAFGLATFFVISADNSHGLPPLVVAAGGLIVGALALLLAGAVGLTPMRWNTDVVLLAGVGVPWWLDVAGLGLIAAAFAYLTGVFASRRLGSKLASFVGLSEVLFAVLWAWLLLSELPRLVQLVGGLLILAGVTLVKLDERPRPLPRAFPAVEPLPAVEPLPAVQASAEGPQATTPQATAPQAPALRR from the coding sequence ATGAAGCAATCCTTCCCGCTCGGAATACTACTGGCGCTCGCGTCGGCCGCCGCGTTCGGCACCTCCGGCTCGTTCGCCAAGGGCCTGTTGGCGTCCGGCTGGACGCCGGCGGCGGCCGTCACGTGGCGGGTGGCCATCGGCGCCCTGGCGCTGGTCGTTCCCGCCGCCCTGACCATGCGCGGCCGCTGGCAGCTGCTGCGGCGGGGTTGGCCCACCGTGCTGCTCTTCGGGTTGATCGCCGTGGCGGGTTGCCAGCTTGCCTACTTCCTCGCCGTCGAGCGCCTCTCCGTGGCCGTGGCACTCCTCCTCGAGTACCTGGGACCCGTGCTGGTCGTCGGGTGGCTGTGGTTGCGGCGCGGTCAGCGTCCACGGCCGCTCACGGTCGTGGGTGCGGGCTTGGCGATCGTCGGGCTCGTCTTCGTGCTCGACGCGTTCGGAGCCATTTCGGTGGACCTCGTCGGTGCGTCCTGGGGCATCGTTGCCGCCTTCGGGTTGGCCACCTTCTTCGTTATCTCGGCCGACAACAGCCACGGGCTGCCCCCGCTGGTCGTAGCGGCCGGGGGCCTGATCGTCGGCGCACTGGCCCTGTTGCTCGCAGGCGCCGTGGGGCTTACGCCAATGCGCTGGAACACCGACGTCGTGTTGCTGGCCGGCGTGGGCGTGCCGTGGTGGCTGGACGTCGCCGGCCTGGGCCTGATCGCCGCCGCCTTCGCCTACCTCACGGGCGTGTTCGCGAGCCGACGCCTGGGTTCCAAGCTCGCCTCGTTCGTCGGCCTCTCCGAGGTCCTCTTCGCCGTCCTATGGGCCTGGTTGCTCCTGTCGGAGCTGCCAAGGCTGGTGCAGCTCGTCGGCGGGCTACTCATCCTGGCAGGCGTCACGCTGGTCAAGCTCGACGAGCGGCCGAGGCCGTTGCCCCGCGCCTTTCCGGCGGTAGAGCCCTTGCCGGCGGTAGAGCCCTTGCCCGCCGTGCAGGCGTCGGCTGAGGGGCCGCAGGCGACTACCCCGCAGGCTACTGCCCCGCAGGCGCCTGCCCTCCGCCGATGA
- a CDS encoding ABC transporter substrate-binding protein yields the protein MPWLNPKRALFVLAALLLAAPALAQDTPVKGGTAIVVLGSDPEHLNPGISTSYPVGAVGANVFSGLVRLAASGRPEGDLAESWTVSDDNLTYTFKLRQANFHDGTPVTSADVVYSMVEIEAPNHGRFKTAYDKIASIEAPDAETVVITLKEPYAPLLSLLSVFDAPVLPKHLYEGTDPLTNAANNAPVGSGPFKFADWVRGERVEIVRNDDYYLEPALLDKLIFRIVPQDVGRSTALEVGEADLLWGFYMPPADLPRLAADKDINTWTGITIPALYFVFINTNTPGLDDARVRQAIMYAVDRDQVVEQAQGGLGQAGSGPFGAGFPYAYDEATDYRTLYPYDPAKAKELLAEAGVTGLKLRYVYDSARGAFAAAGDIMRDQLKQVGIDLVLQPAERAVMVDRVYKGDYDLSMQSFTSGGDPAIGYHRIYHSAEPGTPFVNATGYADPDVDSWLAEAGGLADQNARAVYYHLLDEKLSKDVPVMVMFDELASEASSANLRGMRTLLDQRDGLEFLWFAKP from the coding sequence ATGCCCTGGTTAAACCCAAAGCGCGCGCTGTTCGTTCTCGCCGCGCTTCTGCTCGCCGCCCCGGCCCTGGCGCAGGACACGCCCGTCAAGGGCGGCACCGCCATCGTCGTTCTCGGATCCGACCCCGAGCACCTCAACCCGGGCATCAGCACCAGCTACCCGGTGGGCGCCGTGGGCGCCAACGTCTTCAGCGGCCTGGTACGCCTTGCTGCTAGCGGCCGCCCCGAGGGTGACCTCGCCGAAAGCTGGACCGTGTCGGACGACAACCTCACGTACACCTTCAAGCTGCGGCAGGCGAACTTCCACGACGGCACCCCGGTGACCAGCGCCGACGTCGTCTACTCCATGGTCGAGATAGAGGCCCCGAATCACGGGCGCTTCAAGACCGCCTACGACAAGATCGCCTCGATCGAGGCCCCGGACGCCGAGACCGTGGTCATCACGCTCAAGGAACCGTACGCGCCGCTCTTGAGCCTGCTCTCCGTGTTCGACGCCCCCGTGCTGCCGAAGCACCTCTACGAGGGCACCGACCCCCTCACCAACGCGGCCAACAACGCCCCCGTCGGCAGCGGCCCCTTCAAGTTCGCCGATTGGGTGCGCGGCGAGCGCGTCGAGATCGTGCGCAACGACGACTACTACCTGGAACCCGCCCTGCTGGACAAGCTCATCTTCCGCATCGTGCCGCAAGACGTTGGGCGCTCCACCGCGCTCGAGGTCGGCGAGGCAGACCTGCTGTGGGGCTTCTACATGCCGCCCGCCGATCTCCCGCGCCTGGCCGCCGACAAGGACATCAACACCTGGACGGGCATCACCATCCCCGCCCTCTACTTCGTCTTCATCAACACCAACACGCCCGGCCTCGACGACGCGCGCGTGCGCCAGGCCATCATGTACGCGGTCGACCGCGACCAGGTCGTCGAGCAGGCCCAGGGCGGCCTCGGCCAGGCCGGCTCGGGCCCCTTCGGCGCCGGCTTCCCCTACGCCTACGATGAGGCGACCGACTACCGCACCCTCTACCCCTACGACCCGGCGAAGGCCAAGGAACTGCTCGCCGAGGCGGGCGTCACGGGCCTCAAGCTGCGCTACGTGTACGACTCCGCACGTGGCGCGTTCGCGGCCGCCGGCGACATCATGCGCGACCAGCTCAAGCAGGTCGGCATCGACCTCGTGCTGCAGCCGGCCGAGCGCGCCGTCATGGTCGACCGCGTCTACAAGGGCGACTATGACCTCAGTATGCAGTCGTTCACCTCGGGCGGCGACCCGGCCATCGGCTACCACCGCATCTACCACAGCGCGGAGCCCGGCACGCCGTTCGTGAACGCCACCGGCTACGCCGACCCCGACGTCGACTCGTGGCTGGCCGAGGCCGGCGGCCTCGCAGACCAGAACGCGCGCGCCGTTTACTACCACCTGCTCGACGAGAAGCTCTCGAAGGACGTGCCGGTGATGGTCATGTTCGACGAGCTGGCGTCCGAGGCCTCCTCGGCCAACCTGCGGGGGATGCGCACGCTCCTCGACCAGCGCGACGGCCTCGAGTTCCTCTGGTTCGCGAAGCCGTGA
- a CDS encoding ABC transporter permease, whose translation MAAEGGGSGLALYALRRALNAIPLILGVVVVNFVLIALAPGDPVTSLIGEYPAPPEYVERVRHDFGLDRSLPERLGLYLVNVAKGDLGFSFANRQPVLDLLLQRLGRTLILMLSTVVVATTVGLVLGVLAVRKPGSLTDRGATGFALLGYAVPEFWLGQLLILVFAVSLGWLPAGGFRSVRVEYTGLAAVLDTLKHMILPMAALSFRYMAITTRLTRASLLEVMSSQYIVAARGRGLSEAAILWRHALRAAALPVVTVIGYNFAFIVAGSALVETVFGWPGIGRLMYDSIYTRDYPVLLGILLFVSVTVIIVNLITDALYAVLDPRVRY comes from the coding sequence GTGGCGGCAGAGGGCGGAGGGAGCGGCCTAGCGCTTTACGCGCTGCGGCGGGCGTTGAACGCCATCCCCCTGATCCTTGGGGTGGTCGTGGTCAACTTCGTCCTCATCGCGCTGGCGCCCGGCGACCCGGTCACCTCCCTGATAGGCGAGTACCCGGCGCCACCCGAGTACGTCGAGCGCGTGCGGCACGACTTCGGACTCGATCGCAGCCTCCCCGAGAGGCTCGGGCTCTACCTGGTGAACGTGGCGAAGGGGGACCTGGGGTTCTCCTTCGCCAACCGCCAGCCCGTCCTGGACCTCCTGTTGCAGAGGCTGGGCCGCACTCTCATCCTCATGCTCAGCACCGTCGTGGTGGCAACCACGGTCGGCCTCGTTCTCGGCGTGCTGGCGGTTCGCAAGCCCGGCTCCCTCACCGACCGCGGTGCAACCGGCTTCGCCCTGCTGGGTTACGCCGTACCGGAGTTCTGGCTCGGGCAGCTGCTCATCCTCGTCTTCGCCGTCTCGCTCGGCTGGTTGCCGGCGGGCGGCTTCAGGAGCGTGAGGGTCGAGTACACGGGCCTGGCCGCGGTGCTCGACACCCTCAAGCACATGATCTTGCCCATGGCCGCGCTGTCGTTCAGGTACATGGCCATCACCACGCGCCTGACGCGCGCCTCACTGCTCGAGGTCATGAGCTCGCAGTACATCGTCGCGGCGCGCGGCCGAGGCCTCTCCGAAGCAGCGATCCTGTGGCGGCACGCGCTAAGGGCGGCGGCCCTGCCCGTCGTCACCGTGATCGGCTACAACTTCGCCTTCATCGTGGCGGGGTCGGCACTGGTGGAGACGGTCTTCGGCTGGCCCGGCATCGGGCGGCTCATGTACGACTCCATCTACACCCGTGACTACCCGGTGCTGCTGGGAATCCTGCTCTTCGTGTCGGTCACGGTCATCATCGTCAACCTCATAACGGACGCGCTCTACGCCGTCCTCGACCCCCGGGTGAGGTACTGA
- a CDS encoding ABC transporter permease has product MDDAARAEAMSVESSVGRSNASAGWRRFRRSSSGVFGLAVVALLLLTAIFAPVLAPFDPHATSRAAFTAPFGAEHFLGTDNLGRDVLSQVIWGSRVSLIVGLAAAATATIIGVLVGALAGYLGGWFDELLMRVTEFFQVIPRFVLALIVVAFFGSGLVNLILVIGLLSWPQTARLVRSQYLSHKTLPYVDAGRALGMRNARIMFMQILPNVMGPVLVVASLDVAQAILLEASLGFFGLGDPNLTSWGGMLNSAQTFIRRAWWMSVFPGIGITLAVLGFNLFGDGLTEAYDPRMAPR; this is encoded by the coding sequence ATGGACGACGCCGCCAGGGCCGAGGCCATGAGCGTGGAGTCGAGCGTCGGCCGCTCCAACGCCTCGGCAGGGTGGCGACGCTTCAGGCGCAGCAGCTCGGGAGTCTTCGGCCTGGCGGTGGTGGCGCTGTTGCTGCTCACTGCCATCTTCGCCCCCGTGCTGGCGCCGTTCGATCCTCACGCCACCTCGCGGGCGGCGTTCACCGCCCCGTTCGGCGCGGAACACTTCCTCGGCACCGACAACCTGGGGCGCGACGTCCTCAGCCAGGTCATCTGGGGCTCGCGCGTGTCCTTGATAGTAGGGCTCGCCGCCGCGGCCACTGCCACCATCATCGGCGTGTTGGTCGGCGCCCTCGCGGGCTACCTGGGCGGCTGGTTCGACGAGCTGCTCATGCGCGTCACGGAGTTCTTCCAGGTGATCCCGCGCTTCGTCCTGGCGCTCATCGTGGTGGCGTTCTTCGGTTCGGGCCTCGTGAACCTCATCCTGGTCATCGGCCTACTGAGTTGGCCCCAGACGGCACGGTTGGTGCGCAGTCAATACCTGAGCCACAAGACGCTGCCGTACGTGGACGCGGGGCGCGCCCTCGGCATGCGCAACGCGCGGATCATGTTCATGCAGATCCTCCCCAACGTCATGGGGCCGGTGCTGGTGGTGGCGTCCCTCGACGTGGCGCAGGCCATCCTCCTCGAGGCCAGCCTCGGCTTCTTCGGCCTGGGCGATCCCAACCTCACGAGCTGGGGTGGCATGCTCAACAGCGCGCAGACCTTCATCCGCCGCGCGTGGTGGATGAGCGTGTTCCCGGGCATCGGCATCACGCTGGCCGTGCTCGGCTTCAACCTCTTCGGAGACGGCCTCACCGAGGCGTACGACCCCCGCATGGCGCCGCGGTGA
- a CDS encoding nucleoside phosphorylase → MSDIQRHLRAVTGDVAPYVLIPGDPGRAERIAETFVGAKLIARNREYVTFTGRTQAGTPISVCSTGIGGPSASIAVEELTRIGATHFIRVGSAGGRQPGTPIGSVVVVTSAFRGEGTSVDYIPLGYPAAADLDVTLALRQAAAEYLGRRAIEGVVYTRDAFYRRDDGLNARLTAAGVVAAEQECSTVFVVGSLLGVKVGAVLGTDSNIHLDPQPTREEKEALFRGVEQDTIRIATAAVDRLHAAQ, encoded by the coding sequence ATGTCAGACATCCAGCGACACCTGCGCGCCGTCACCGGCGACGTAGCGCCCTACGTGTTGATCCCGGGCGACCCGGGGCGGGCCGAGCGCATCGCCGAGACGTTCGTGGGCGCCAAGCTGATCGCGCGCAACCGCGAGTACGTCACCTTCACCGGGCGTACCCAGGCGGGCACGCCGATCAGCGTCTGCTCGACGGGCATCGGCGGGCCGTCGGCGTCCATAGCGGTCGAGGAACTCACGCGCATAGGCGCCACGCACTTCATCCGTGTGGGCTCCGCGGGCGGCCGCCAGCCGGGCACGCCCATCGGCTCGGTGGTGGTAGTCACGTCCGCGTTCCGCGGCGAGGGCACGTCCGTCGACTACATCCCGCTCGGCTACCCCGCCGCCGCCGACCTCGACGTGACCCTGGCCCTGCGCCAGGCGGCCGCCGAGTACCTTGGCCGGCGCGCCATCGAGGGCGTCGTCTACACCCGCGACGCCTTCTACCGGCGCGACGATGGCCTGAACGCCCGCCTCACCGCCGCCGGGGTCGTTGCCGCCGAGCAGGAGTGCTCGACCGTCTTCGTCGTGGGCTCCCTCCTCGGCGTGAAGGTCGGGGCGGTGCTAGGTACCGACTCGAACATCCACTTGGACCCACAACCCACCCGCGAGGAGAAGGAGGCCCTGTTCCGCGGCGTGGAGCAGGACACCATCCGCATAGCCACCGCCGCCGTCGACCGCCTCCACGCAGCGCAGTGA
- a CDS encoding adenine deaminase C-terminal domain-containing protein: MNPPFAPSLTGRDLLVTNAMLVDVVTQTSYRGWFTVEGGHFVEVEEGDPGSADLGGLSIRERRDFGGAWVQPGMLDVHMHIESSLVTPRRFAEAALPHGTTTILQDPHEVANVLGAAGIRWMLEASRGLPQRVFTAISSCVPATSPDIETPNASITPAEVTELAQEAEVIALGEVMDYQGLVAGDSHLRAMVAAARRAGLSVEGHVPSLTGAALSRYVAHGVRSDHTLATPAKLLEELRKGVWVMIQEKSLTPEVVETVVALNDRSRLLLVTDDVMPDRLLEGHMSRLVSLAARLGWPVHDALASATLRPANYLGLHDLGLLAPGARADYLVTGGLAEFPPLEVHVAGRLVARAGETVAGGGAAATGPSAPLEAQVFEPGNVSQADLRFGGPAFRDGANTVSARIIEVNKTNSFTTLGERRVTLQDGVPTDPDLALACVVPRAALRRGAGGYEPVVCLVAGTGLERGGYASSFAHDSHNVFLFGRDPAALMTSLAALARSNGGMAFTDRTGTTLLPLPLAGLLSDEPVTTVGRQFAALEGALRAAGMNVKAPVLLLTLLPLSVSPDFKVTDKGVVDVQARRILQPLVEP; the protein is encoded by the coding sequence GTGAACCCGCCGTTCGCCCCGAGCCTTACAGGGCGCGACCTGCTGGTCACCAACGCCATGCTGGTCGACGTCGTCACGCAAACCAGCTACCGTGGCTGGTTCACGGTGGAAGGCGGCCACTTCGTCGAGGTCGAGGAGGGTGACCCGGGGTCCGCGGACCTGGGCGGCCTGAGCATCCGTGAGCGCCGCGATTTTGGCGGCGCCTGGGTGCAACCGGGCATGCTCGACGTCCACATGCATATCGAGAGCAGCCTGGTGACGCCCCGGCGCTTCGCCGAGGCTGCCCTGCCCCACGGCACCACCACCATCTTGCAGGACCCGCACGAGGTAGCCAACGTGCTGGGCGCGGCCGGCATCCGCTGGATGCTCGAGGCGAGCAGGGGCCTGCCGCAGCGCGTTTTCACGGCCATCTCCAGCTGCGTGCCGGCGACGTCACCGGACATCGAGACGCCCAACGCGTCCATCACGCCGGCCGAGGTCACCGAGCTCGCGCAGGAGGCCGAGGTCATCGCCCTCGGTGAGGTCATGGACTACCAGGGGCTCGTGGCCGGCGACAGCCACCTGCGCGCCATGGTCGCCGCCGCCAGGCGCGCCGGCCTGAGCGTCGAGGGGCACGTTCCGAGCCTCACGGGCGCCGCGCTCTCGCGCTACGTGGCGCACGGCGTGCGCTCCGATCACACCCTTGCCACCCCCGCCAAGCTCCTCGAGGAGCTCCGCAAGGGAGTGTGGGTGATGATCCAGGAGAAGTCACTCACGCCGGAGGTCGTCGAGACGGTAGTGGCGCTTAACGACCGCAGCCGCCTGCTGCTCGTCACCGACGACGTCATGCCCGACCGCCTGCTGGAGGGCCACATGAGCCGGCTCGTGAGCCTGGCCGCCCGGTTGGGCTGGCCCGTGCACGACGCCCTGGCCTCGGCCACCCTGCGGCCCGCGAACTACCTCGGCCTCCACGACCTGGGGCTGCTTGCGCCTGGCGCCCGCGCGGATTACCTCGTCACCGGCGGCCTGGCGGAGTTCCCGCCGCTCGAGGTTCACGTGGCCGGTCGGCTCGTGGCGCGAGCGGGGGAGACCGTCGCCGGCGGCGGGGCAGCGGCAACCGGCCCGAGCGCGCCGCTCGAGGCGCAAGTGTTCGAGCCCGGCAACGTCAGCCAGGCCGACCTGCGCTTCGGAGGACCGGCGTTCCGCGACGGGGCCAATACCGTGTCGGCACGCATCATCGAGGTCAACAAGACGAACAGCTTCACCACCCTGGGCGAGCGGCGCGTGACGCTGCAAGACGGGGTACCGACCGACCCCGACCTGGCGCTGGCCTGCGTGGTGCCGCGGGCGGCGCTGCGGCGCGGTGCCGGCGGGTACGAGCCCGTCGTCTGCCTCGTCGCCGGGACGGGGCTGGAGCGCGGCGGCTACGCCTCGAGCTTCGCGCACGACAGCCACAACGTCTTCCTGTTCGGCCGTGACCCCGCAGCGCTCATGACGTCGCTAGCGGCCCTGGCGCGCTCGAACGGCGGCATGGCGTTCACCGACCGAACGGGCACCACGCTCCTGCCGCTGCCGCTGGCGGGGCTGCTGTCGGACGAGCCGGTCACCACCGTCGGGCGGCAGTTCGCCGCCCTCGAGGGCGCGCTGCGCGCCGCCGGCATGAACGTGAAGGCCCCGGTGCTGCTCCTCACACTCCTGCCCCTCAGCGTCAGCCCCGACTTCAAGGTGACCGACAAGGGCGTCGTCGACGTGCAGGCCCGCCGCATTCTGCAACCGCTGGTGGAGCCGTGA
- a CDS encoding M20/M25/M40 family metallo-hydrolase, giving the protein MSAGRFLTGEPLVAALQERLVDLCRVPSPSRSERLMADRLREAFEELGMQVREDDARNSTGGDAGNLIAELSGGAAGRIVLAAHMDTVPLTPGVPLAPEVEDSVVRSGGEQILGADDKAGVSVVLELLERAAHTPFEKRPTLVAVITVCEELGLLGAKHLGVASLRADYAYSFDGEVPVGELITSAVFKEDVSIEVIGRAAHAALEPERGVHAIKAAAAVVEAIPLGRVADDQVLNIGAITGGGPTNVVPARVSMRGEFRAFSVERLEELAGRVKGLAEAAAGRHGALVELERRRLYDGYTLDDDAAPIRRLAAVAESAGVRLRTVASIGGSDTSILNQKGLQTVNVGLGMHEIHSVNEWIDARDLARVVEWVGAALGLTGA; this is encoded by the coding sequence GTGAGTGCCGGCCGCTTCCTGACGGGCGAGCCGCTCGTGGCCGCCTTGCAGGAGCGCCTGGTCGACCTCTGCCGCGTGCCGAGCCCCAGCCGCAGCGAGCGCCTCATGGCGGACCGCTTGCGTGAGGCCTTCGAGGAGCTCGGCATGCAAGTCAGGGAGGACGACGCACGTAACAGTACAGGCGGCGACGCCGGTAACCTCATCGCGGAGCTCAGCGGCGGGGCGGCAGGCCGCATAGTCCTGGCCGCTCACATGGACACGGTGCCCCTGACGCCGGGGGTGCCACTGGCGCCGGAGGTCGAGGACAGCGTGGTGCGCTCGGGCGGCGAACAGATCCTGGGGGCGGACGACAAGGCCGGCGTCAGCGTGGTGCTCGAACTACTGGAGCGGGCCGCGCACACCCCCTTCGAGAAGCGACCGACGCTGGTGGCGGTCATCACCGTGTGCGAGGAACTCGGACTGCTCGGCGCCAAGCACCTAGGCGTGGCGTCGCTGCGCGCCGACTACGCGTACTCGTTCGACGGCGAGGTGCCGGTGGGAGAGCTCATCACCTCGGCCGTCTTCAAGGAGGACGTGAGCATCGAGGTCATCGGGCGCGCCGCGCACGCCGCTTTGGAGCCAGAGCGGGGCGTCCACGCCATCAAGGCCGCCGCGGCCGTCGTGGAGGCCATCCCGCTCGGGCGGGTGGCGGACGATCAGGTCCTCAACATCGGCGCCATAACGGGCGGCGGACCGACCAACGTGGTTCCTGCCCGAGTGAGCATGCGCGGCGAGTTCCGGGCGTTCAGCGTCGAGCGACTCGAAGAGCTGGCCGGCAGGGTGAAGGGGCTAGCCGAGGCCGCCGCCGGCAGGCACGGCGCGCTCGTGGAGCTGGAGAGGAGGCGGCTCTACGACGGTTACACGCTCGACGACGATGCTGCGCCCATCAGGCGCCTGGCGGCCGTGGCCGAGAGCGCCGGCGTGCGCCTTCGTACGGTGGCCTCGATCGGCGGCTCCGACACGAGCATCCTCAACCAGAAGGGCCTGCAGACGGTGAACGTCGGCCTGGGGATGCACGAGATCCATTCGGTGAACGAGTGGATCGACGCGCGCGACCTGGCGCGCGTGGTCGAGTGGGTCGGAGCGGCGCTCGGCCTCACTGGAGCCTGA